In the genome of Pristis pectinata isolate sPriPec2 chromosome 10, sPriPec2.1.pri, whole genome shotgun sequence, one region contains:
- the sgk1 gene encoding serine/threonine-protein kinase Sgk1 isoform X2, whose translation MTVKSSSSTSLLTYSKMRGVVAILTAFMKQKRMGLNDLIQKLAASHSYACKHSEIPAMLHAGPKETETNGNSPSPPLSPTTAQINLGPSSNPQAKPSDFNFLKVIGKGSFGKVLLAKHKSDDQFYAVKVLQKKAILKKKEEKHIMSERNVLLKNVKHPFLVGLYYSFQTADKLYFVLDYINGGELFYHLQRERCFLEPRARFYAAEIASALGYLHSLNIVYRDLKPENILLDRQGHIVLTDFGLCKENIESKDTTCTFCGTPEYLAPEVLHKQPYDRTVDWWCLGAVLYEMLYGLPPFYSRNTAEMYDNILNKPLLLKPNISNAARDLLEGLLQKDRTKRMGAKEDFMDIKAHIFFSPINWIDLNAKKLTPPFNPNVSGPSDLQHFDPEFTDEPVPNSIGRSPDAALITASVKEASEAFLGFSYAPPIDSFL comes from the exons ATGACTGTTAAATCCAGCTCCTCGACATCGCTTCTGACGTACTCCAAAATGAGAGGGGTGGTCGCGATACTTACCG CTTTTATGAAGCAAAAGCGAATGGGACTGAACGATCTCATCCAGAAACTAGCGGCCTCTCACTCCTACGCTTGTAAACA CTCAGAAATCCCAGCCATGTTGCACGCCGGTCCGAAGGAAACTGAAACGAATGGAAACAGCCCGTCTCCCCCA CTCAGCCCAACAACAGCACAGATCAACCTGGGGCCTTCCTCTAACCCTCA AGCCAAACCAAGTGACTTCAACTTTCTCAAAGTCATCGGCAAAGGAAGCTTCGGAAAG GTCCTGCTCGCCAAACACAAATCTGACGACCAGTTTTACGCGGTTAAAGTCTTGCAGAAAAAAGCcatactgaagaagaaggag GAAAAACACATCATGTCCGAGCGTAACGTCCTGCTGAAGAATGTGAAACACCCTTTCTTGGTCGGGCTCTACTATTCCTTTCAGACAGCCGACAAACTCTACTTTGTCCTGGACTACATCAACGGAGGCGAG tTGTTTTATCACCTGCAACGTGAGCGCTGCTTCCTGGAACCTCGAGCCAGATTCTATGCTGCTGAGATTGCCAGTGCTCTGGGATACCTCCACTCTCTCAACATTGTTTACAG AGACTTAAAACCTGAAAATATCTTACTTGATCGCCAAGGTCATATTGTTCTAACTGATTTTGGCCTATGCAAAGAGAACATTGAATCAAAAGACACAACATGCACGTTCTGTGGCACACCTGAG TACCTAGCTCCTGAAGTTTTACACAAGCAGCCCTATGACCGGACAGTTGACTGGTGGTGCCTAGGTGCAGTTCTCTATGAGATGTTGTATGGATTG CCTCCATTCTACAGCAGGAATACAGCTGAAATGTATGACAACATTCTCAACAAGCCACTACTGTTGAAACCAAACATCTCCAACGCTGCCAGAGATTTGCTGGAGGGTTTGCTGCAAAAGGACAGAACAAAGCGAATGGGTGCAAAGGAGGACTTT ATGGATATCAAGGCTCACATCTTCTTCTCTCCAATAAACTGGATTGACTTAAATGCTAAGAAATTGACGCCTCCTTTTAACCCTAATGTG AGTGGACCTTCTGATCTGCAGCACTTTGACCCAGAGTTCACTGATGAGCCTGTTCCAAACTCAATTGGCCGATCCCCTGATGCTGCTCTGATTACCGCCAGTGTGAAGGAAGCATCTGAAGCTTTTCTTGGATTTTCCTACGCTCCACCCATCgactccttcctgtag
- the sgk1 gene encoding serine/threonine-protein kinase Sgk1 isoform X3 has product MKNLTEKASFTAFMKQKRMGLNDLIQKLAASHSYACKHSEIPAMLHAGPKETETNGNSPSPPLSPTTAQINLGPSSNPQAKPSDFNFLKVIGKGSFGKVLLAKHKSDDQFYAVKVLQKKAILKKKEEKHIMSERNVLLKNVKHPFLVGLYYSFQTADKLYFVLDYINGGELFYHLQRERCFLEPRARFYAAEIASALGYLHSLNIVYRDLKPENILLDRQGHIVLTDFGLCKENIESKDTTCTFCGTPEYLAPEVLHKQPYDRTVDWWCLGAVLYEMLYGLPPFYSRNTAEMYDNILNKPLLLKPNISNAARDLLEGLLQKDRTKRMGAKEDFMDIKAHIFFSPINWIDLNAKKLTPPFNPNVSGPSDLQHFDPEFTDEPVPNSIGRSPDAALITASVKEASEAFLGFSYAPPIDSFL; this is encoded by the exons ATGAAAAATTTAACCGAAAAGGCTTCATTCACAG CTTTTATGAAGCAAAAGCGAATGGGACTGAACGATCTCATCCAGAAACTAGCGGCCTCTCACTCCTACGCTTGTAAACA CTCAGAAATCCCAGCCATGTTGCACGCCGGTCCGAAGGAAACTGAAACGAATGGAAACAGCCCGTCTCCCCCA CTCAGCCCAACAACAGCACAGATCAACCTGGGGCCTTCCTCTAACCCTCA AGCCAAACCAAGTGACTTCAACTTTCTCAAAGTCATCGGCAAAGGAAGCTTCGGAAAG GTCCTGCTCGCCAAACACAAATCTGACGACCAGTTTTACGCGGTTAAAGTCTTGCAGAAAAAAGCcatactgaagaagaaggag GAAAAACACATCATGTCCGAGCGTAACGTCCTGCTGAAGAATGTGAAACACCCTTTCTTGGTCGGGCTCTACTATTCCTTTCAGACAGCCGACAAACTCTACTTTGTCCTGGACTACATCAACGGAGGCGAG tTGTTTTATCACCTGCAACGTGAGCGCTGCTTCCTGGAACCTCGAGCCAGATTCTATGCTGCTGAGATTGCCAGTGCTCTGGGATACCTCCACTCTCTCAACATTGTTTACAG AGACTTAAAACCTGAAAATATCTTACTTGATCGCCAAGGTCATATTGTTCTAACTGATTTTGGCCTATGCAAAGAGAACATTGAATCAAAAGACACAACATGCACGTTCTGTGGCACACCTGAG TACCTAGCTCCTGAAGTTTTACACAAGCAGCCCTATGACCGGACAGTTGACTGGTGGTGCCTAGGTGCAGTTCTCTATGAGATGTTGTATGGATTG CCTCCATTCTACAGCAGGAATACAGCTGAAATGTATGACAACATTCTCAACAAGCCACTACTGTTGAAACCAAACATCTCCAACGCTGCCAGAGATTTGCTGGAGGGTTTGCTGCAAAAGGACAGAACAAAGCGAATGGGTGCAAAGGAGGACTTT ATGGATATCAAGGCTCACATCTTCTTCTCTCCAATAAACTGGATTGACTTAAATGCTAAGAAATTGACGCCTCCTTTTAACCCTAATGTG AGTGGACCTTCTGATCTGCAGCACTTTGACCCAGAGTTCACTGATGAGCCTGTTCCAAACTCAATTGGCCGATCCCCTGATGCTGCTCTGATTACCGCCAGTGTGAAGGAAGCATCTGAAGCTTTTCTTGGATTTTCCTACGCTCCACCCATCgactccttcctgtag